The DNA segment TATGCCTTAGGTCTTTAACATTGTGGAGTATCAGCAGCTTTCTTATTCCAGATTCTGAACGTAGTAAATAGGCAGGTTGTTGTTGGTTTAGTTTTACGAAAAAGGTTGAACCTGGTGTATAATCTTGCATAttaaatgtttgggttttaatCTCTGGACGATGAAAGGTTGGGTTGTCTGTTCCAAAGTGATATGGGGATAAACAGGTTACACAACCGAGAGCgcattttaaattgcttttctaTTATGATTCTTATGACACTTCAGTGCCAGATTTCAGCTGTTTATACTGAAGTTCCTGAGTTTTGTTAGCACTTTTGTCTGAGCTATATTTAAATTGTGTTCAGTGTCAGAAGCACAATTACTTTGTAGTTTAATGgattaaaatgtaatttgtgATCACAGTATCAGTATCCTGAGTCAGTGTTCCTAGAAAATGCTCACCCAGgatttagttgtttttttgttttggtttgttagtttggttttttttttaattttttttttttattttccagttatTGAGACCAATATCCTGTGTTTGCCTGTTATAAAGGGATACATTTACAGTACAAGAATTGGATGATTGAGAATATGATATTTTTAATCCAAATTCAGTTATACTCAATATTGAGAAAGCTGATGCTAGGAAAATAGAAGATACCTTGCCTCTGGGATGGAATGCCTCTTTTGGCAAGAGAAGCCTTTTGGGTATAGCTTAATCTGGAGGAATCACTGGACCCTTTATGGTTCTGAatggttgttgttggtttatCACGTGATATACTTGCAAAGGCTTGGGGAGGTATGGTGTTTAGAAAAGTTGAAAAACAAAAGTATTGTATGGAAAGATAACACCATTCATACAAAGCTGCTTTTTTAAAGTAGGGGGTTATGACTGCATAAATTTGTTGCTTAGTATAAACATTACTTGCAAATAGAACTGAGTATATGCAAAAATTGTGATAAACTGTCTTAATTCTGTTTGCTCTCTTTGCAGGCTGCGGACTTGAGTAAACCAATAGATAAAAGGATATACAAAGGAACACAACCTACATGCCATGACTTCAATCACTTAACAGCCACAGCAGAAAGTGTGTCTCTTCTAGTGGGCTTCTCTGCAGGCCAGGTCCAACTTATAGACCCgattaaaaaagaaactagCAAATTATTTAATGAGGAAGTAAGTAGAAATCTTAACATTGTTGCATGCAATGTATTTGTGATACTGAAGATCCTAGTTTCTCAAAGTTCTGTAGATGGCTCCATTTGCCTATACAGCTTATCATTCACTCACTGCCTTTGTTTTTCAGCTGTTTCATTGGCTTGGAACACCTACACAAAAATGTTAGTTGTGAAGGAGTCTTTTGGAGTTTAACATGAAAAAATAAGGCTTTATAGTTTAAGTAATACTGTAACTAGATTTAATGGCAGTTAACTGATGGAAAAAAGGGTCTACAAATCTAAATGTTGCTGCATATGCTCTCCAGTCAGTTGTTTCTGAGGCTTCTGGTTacgaaggaagaagaaaacatttaagaCCCCAATTTAATTCAAGGTGTTACAGTAGAAACTGCCTGTATCAAGGATTCCTAAAGGCTTGCTTGGGTAAGACTTAGGATATCAAGGTGAATAGTGCATAGAAAAAGCTACAGGTTTGTGAGGTCTTGGCCCTGTGATATTCCATACTCTCCATCtactttttctgttgctgtgcaATAAGGAAAGACAGAAGGGAGTACTATGGGGGAGACTAATGCAGAGTTACAAGAGCACTGGCTCTGATCATCTGCTAGTACTGGCATTCTTTAAAGTGTTAAGTGTCTGGATGATAACAAGGAAAGACAGCTGGTAATTTGTGTAACTTTTTACAGCATTTTCTGCAGAGGATAAGCTATAGGAATTTGCATGTTGTTAGGGAGGAGGATTGGGGGAGTTTGAGGTGATTCTTTGTGTCTTAATCCAGCTGCAGGTGAATAGTTGTGGGAGGGGAGGGTCATAGCAAAGACCTTTGCAGATGAAGTTAAGCTTGCTCAGCTTTCAAACTGAGCAACCATGTATTTCCCACCTCAGAGAGACGTGTTGCCTTGTTCTGGCTTTGTGCAAAGAGTGAAGTATTGTTCTCAGTGGGGATGTTTTATAATTAGAACTGTCTAATTCCTGCTCAGCTTTCTAAAAGTAGCTACATCCTGATCAGAAGAGGGGTGTTTTTCTTCATACCTAGCCTTTTCCCACCTGTTCTGTCTCTCTGCTTGTGATCAGGGGTAAACTGTTGCACAGAATACTCTGTTAGAAAACTCTGTAGAAGTAGTTGAAATTTTCATTATGGCATTGTCTAACACCCTTACCTCTGCAGTCTTTTCCCCAACCCCCTAAAAACCTAAAACCAgctaaaaacacacaaaaaaacaagaagaaaaaaaccctcaaacaaaaaaatcccaagcaaaaacaaaaagtcaaaccaatcaaaccaacaacaaaaaaaaaccccaaaccaaaaaaacccaaaatgaaatccacaacccacccaaaacaaacaaactaaccaacctccccaccccccccaaaacaaaaccaaaaaccccccaaacagtTTGTCATTCTTTGTCTTTGTCATTGGTCCAGCGTCACCACTGAAGGTGCTAGCCTTGATGTCGATAAGTTACTTGTGGAAATACAGCTCTGGTTTAATTTTCTATAATAATAGTGTCAGCATTACAAATGGCAGCCAGCAGAAAGATTATAGCTAATGTCACAGAGCAGTGTCCACTCTTGTAGCTGAACTATAGTTATTTTGAGGAAAAACTGCCACTGAAATGCATTTTACCTTTATGTAAGTATGTTTGCATGCCTTGACATTAAACTTTCTAGTGTCTACAGCATAAAGATGCATTGCAGGCTAAATGATGGAAGCACTGAAACCACTTCCATTGGacagtatttttctttgtgATGTAAGCAGCATTTCTTCACTGTGGTGAGAATACATCCTTTGACAGTTTGGTGGAAATTAAATTAGATGATCTATGTTCTACAAAGCTGTAAGGTGTTAACAGAGAATAATTTGTTAatacagaagtgagggaaagtaaTACATAAAAAAACTCTGGCTGTAGATAAAGAATTGAGAtaaaaagagtttaatataaatgaaataaaataatgcacTATTACCTTAgcagcctatttgcagaaaaagtgtAGCAAAATGAAGAAAGCAACACCAGAAGCTCAGTGCTACCAAAACTACATGCACAGTAGGATAGCGCTAAATGACAAATTCTTGTTTCCTGCACTGATCTTTTCTGCAGTTACAACTGATTAACACTTTTATACATTCCTAACCTCTCAGTTACAGTATTTAAGTTTGCCCTGGACATTTTTGAAAGTTCTGGCTTCTATCTGAAAGCTATTTCGGTGAGCATTGATATTTAAGACAGTTCATTGGCTTCAAGGtcaaggtgggttttgaacacaTTTATGCTTTAGATGGTATTTGAAAATAAGTCTTCATAAGCAGCTGGTGGTCTAAATGAGTGTTTACATATTTTGATAGATTTAATGATGGTGCTAGAGGTAATAGAATACACCACCCATCCTGTAAGTGATTTGGTAGGTTGCACAGCCcacatctctgttttgactatcACCTGTGGTAAAGCAGTCAGGATAGCACTTAATCGTATGAAATAACTTTACCTGTTACAACACAAAAGATTGTGTTGAACTTAAAATGTAACAGTCTTAATGCAGTCTAACTTGTTActcttccttaaaaaaaaaaaaaaaatctcttgatACAGAAGACAGTAGGGACTTGAAAGGCTGAGGCAAGTGATTCTATGCAGCTTGTGGCAGCCTGCTTAAATCAATGTCTGTCAACAGTGGTATTCCTTCTAGCTGTGTCAGAATTAAATTagtgatatttttctttttcccaaaaCCAGCCAAGAATACCTCACAGATTTGTTGTTTCCAGGTGGTAATTAGTTATTCTCAAGCTAGtaaatttgtttctttcatttttaattattttttaaacttaaacCAAAGCCttaagctgcctttttttctttccctattgAACTTTTTTTCCTACCTATGTTGTCAAAGCTCTTTGTCGGACTCTGCATATTCCATGATTGCCTCATTTTTTCACTACTTTGGGGCCTGTGCCTATAATTTTGTCCCTTGAAGCTTGTTCAAAACATGGCTGTCAAGATAATCTTGGATTGTGTCCTCACTGGTGAGTGAATTTCCTTCACTTGCTATTCTTTCACCAACCTGAACACCTTATCCCAGCTAGTCTGCTGATTTGCTTGATACTAGGTTTGTTCTTGTAATGCATCTGCCAGTCATACTGACTTCAGGTCTTGTTTTGTTGTGCTGCAGAAGTGTATGAACCCACTTGAAAGCTTTTAAAACTTCAGAAAGTCATAACTTCAGAGTTTTTGTCTTCCTGCTGAATTTAAAGCTCTGCTGGTTGAGTAGGGAAGGAACTGTAGTTACTTGCTATCATTTTAAAGTCTCTCTGCATCTTTTCTCTGAGTTAATCTGTACTCATTGCAGATTACAATTGTCTGTTTTGTTCATAGCCTCCTTGAAGAAAAGATAAGGTTTACAGGATTTCTGTGCAATATTTAAGATCATGTAGCCCAACATAATGATCAGCTTAAAATACCCTTTTTTGTATAATAGTTGAGCAACTGCTCCTACTGTGTAAGAGGTTGTATGTCAGGTAGAACTGCTCTAGTAGAGGAGAGCAAGAAATTTTGCTTTGTTACCATATTAGCAGCAGTTTCATAATGAGAAGAATATTGCCAGTAGCAAGCAGCTAGACTCACGTTCGCTGTCCGTATTCTCATGGTGTGTACTAGGTAACTTTCATCGTTGCTGAGATATCAATGAACACATGTCAAGCTATTTAAAATATCACAACAGAAGTTAAGAATATGTTAAAGCTACAGCATTTGAGGAAGAGTTCTGTACTGGATTTGACTGAGCTGTAGTTAATACTCCCCAGAACATCTTCCATagggctgtgttttgcagtgatgtGCTGGGTACTGATAACACACCAATgtttttggctgctgctgagccaagcagcaaggttgtgcttttccagcattttcccccaacagtaggctgagggatgggcaggatcttgggagagGACCCAAACTGGTCAAAGgagtattccataccatatgatgtTATCTTAGAGGtaaaagctaagtgaaagaaggaattgTGGGGGGCATTTGTTAATGCcatctgtcctccagaggaaCCACTATGTGTATTGAAGCCCTGATTCTTGGGGAGTGACTAAACATCATCTGCCAATGGGAAATAGAGAATAAGATCTTTGCTTACTCTTGCTTCCTCTTGtggcctttgctttgcttttcatcttattaaattgcttctgtcTTGATGCAGAGGCCTTTAgttattttccctctcccctgtccatctaaaagggggagtgatagagcggctttggtgggcatatggcccccagccagggctgaaCCACCACAAGTTGCTAGATGAAGTTACATCTCTCAGCTCTCAAGTACAAAATGGCTAATTTAATCAATGATAAATGACAGAGTAGAAGCTTCCTGCTCTCTGAGGTTGGCAGCAGCAAATGTATGATTGAATATGACCAGATGCTGCTTTCCAGTGGTAGTTACAGGTACAGAAATGGGTAATAGTCAATGTACTATCCATtagtttggggggggttgtttgtgaTGAACAGCGTAgcaaggtttttttcttcttatccCAGCTTTTTGTAACTTATTTTGGTATTTCCTTAGGATCTTTGTATTTGCATTCTTGTTTTTTATGTAGTTCAGCACTCCTTTCAGCCTCTAATCAATCTGGGCCAAATACAAATATTGGTTGTGCATATCTCTCAGCTCATAAAGCattgaagaaatgtttgtttAATGTGTGTGCGTGTGTTCCTTATTTTGCAGTGATGGGCTCTATTAAAATATTCTTCTTTAAAGGAAATTTCTTAATCATGTGGCAGCTGACAGTACTGGCAGGTCCTTGGCTAATGAATGAAAAGGGGAGGGGTTTCCAAGGTGAAGAGTATGTGGGGCTTTGTGAATTCACTGAACCATGTGCACTTAACTACGAACTTTGCAGCCACATATTAACAGGGTCACACTATTGCTTTTGCTCCCTGAATCAGTAAAAGCTGGTGGAGGCTCATAaagcctttgttttgttttgttgtgttgttttgttttgtttttaaggggatagatttttttttttgtgttttcagatAAAACCTGAGTCTAAACTTATTGTTGTTGATTTGTAGCCTGTTTGCCGTGTAGTACAGATAAGTAACTGCCTTTTATCCATTTAGCttattctgtgttttgttgACTGTTTCCCTTTCATGTTCTTCAACCTACACAGCAAAAAATAAACCTAAGAATACTGCCTTTAGATTCCTAAAAACAGATTGGCTTGATTTTGAAGTATGTTCTTTGTGGAATGTGACTGCACCATAATAATAACCTTTGGTAGCACTTTGTCTAAAAATAACTTCCTTTTTACTGCCTGATAAGATGATAAGTTTTTGCAGATACAGTAATGTAGTTGCTCTCTAGAAAGTTGAGTTCACTTTGTCAAGTATTGTTCCCCATCCCCCCCGAAAGCTCAGATTTACAGTTAATCATTAAAACTTGAATTTTCAGACTTTCTGATATGtatcttctttgtttttcacagaGACTAATAGACAAGTCCAGAGTAACCTGTGTAAAATGGGTACCAGGTTCGGAAAGCCTTTTCCTAGTAGCTCATTCGAGTGGCAATATGTACTTGTATAACGTGGAGCACACTTGTGGTACCACAGCCCCGCACTACCAGCTTCTTAAACAAGGAGAAAGTTTTGCAGTTCACACTTGCAAGAGTAAATCCACAAGAAACCCTCTGCTTAAATGGACAGTAGGTGAGGGTGCCCTGAATGAGTTTGCCTTTTCCCCAGATGGGAAGTTCTTGGCGTGTGTGAGCCAGGATGGTTTTCTTCGTGTGTTTAACTTTGATTCGGTGGAATTGCATGGTACAATGAAAAGCTACTTTGGAggactgctctgtgtgtgttggAGTCCTGATGGGAAATACATAGTGACAGGTGGAGAGGATGACTTGGTAACAGTTTGGTCTTTCGTGGACTGTCGAGTAATAGCAAGAGGCCACGGACATAAATCGTGGGTCAGTGTTGTTGCGTTTGATCCATATACCACTAGTGTAGAAGAGAGTGACCCGATGGAATTTAGCGGAAGTGATGAGGATTTTCAAGACCTTCATTTTGGCAGAGATCGAGCAAATAGTACGCAATCTAGGCTATCCAAAAGGAACTCTACAGACAGTCGTCCAGTAAGTGTTACATATAGATTTGGTTCAGTAGGCCAGGACACACAGCTCTGTTTGTGGGATCTTACAGAAGATATCCTTTTCCCCCACCAACCTCTCTCAAGAGCAAGGACACATACAAATGTCATGAATGCCACAAGTCCACCTGCTGGAAGTGGTGGAACTAACCCAGGAAGTAATGGAAACAGTATCACAACACCTGGAAACTCTGTACCCCCTCCTCTTCCACGGTCAAACAGCCTTCCACACTCTGCAGTCTCAAATGCTGGCAGTAAAAGCAGTGTCATGGATGGTGCCATTGCTTCTGGTGTTAGTAAATTTGCAACCTTATCGCTACACGATCGGAAGGAAAGACACCATGAAAAAGATCACAAGAGAAATCATAGCATGGGACATATATCTAGCAAGAGCAGTGACAAACTGAACCTAGTTACTAAAACCAAAACGGACCCAGCTAAAACTTTGGGAACACCTCTCTGTCCCCGAATGGAAGATGTTCCCTTGTTAGAGCCTCTTATCTGTAAAAAGATAGCACATGAAAGACTGACTGTGTTAATTTTTCTTGAAGACTGTATAGTCACTGCTTGTCAGGAGGGATTTATTTGCACATGGGCAAGGCCTGGTAAAGTGGTAAGTTTTAATCCTTAATGCTGCATCAAAGAACTAGAACTCTGAATAGGTAGTTTTCTTGAAATATAAATGAATGTTGAATATAAAATTTCTTTATgcttaatgtaaaaaaaaaaaaaaatcctcagagCCATACTTTTGGATACTGCATGCCATATTTCTGAATGATTTGAAGTGTCTTGGATACAATCATTAAGTATAGTTGCCTTccagcagaagaaataaatactgTGCATCTAAACTATTGATCGGTGTTCTTATACTTAAACATAACCATGATATGGTGACAGCTATTTATGTAAAAATGGAAGTTAAAACCTGTCAATCACTAAATAATTATAATCCTTCTAATGTTTTATACAAGATACAGCACTCCCAATGAGAGTGGCTTATGAAAAGCTGCCTCTTTTAAGTCTAATGAGAAATGTCAgtctctgaaaaaaatgaaaaccgAAGTGTTTTATTTCTCCATACTTTTCTGTGGTGGCCTGCCATTAATGTAAAACCACTTCTTATTAAAACATCAACCATTTTGTGCACAGAGTTGTGAGCCCTTTACTGACTGTAGTTTATGCTCTTGAAACTGAATCACTAATATCAAGGAAATCTTATCCAGGTCTTGATTTATGTATTTAAGTTAGGGAAAATCATGCAAGCTTTCTCAAGTAGTTTCAGTGTTATGTTACTGTCAGTTTAGTTAGCCAATTTCATCACAACAAGCTTGTGCTTTTTGATTGCATCTGGTCTATTAGTTGAACCTTCATTAAAATATATTACTAGCTTTAAATCTTGTTGTTAAGAACACAGATAaaactttattttccttctgtccaATGTATAGCAAGCTAAATTCTGAATGAAGCTTAATGTGctgattattttattaaaaagtaCTTTGTGCTACAATAGCTTTGTTTACAAGCAACATTTTAAAGGAATACAGCTATAAAAGCATTACTAGAGCTGATCTAGAAAGATGGGCCATTATTTTTTGTGAAAATTTCTGAAAAGGCACAGGTTATCAGCCAATATTCAGGTAGTACCTGAATATTGCCACATTGGGCAATGTAAATGAAAATGTGATATCCATTAGTTTTAACCACTTGGTTCATAAATATGAGTTTTGAAGTGGAGATACTATTTATATCTATATACCAAATCCTCCTTGCTATAAACTTTAAAGTAAAACTCAGTTTATTTTAAGTTTCTTTGAGATGGAATTAAATTTCACGGCACAGATATATGTAAAGAGCTACATCCGCTCTGCATCTTAATGCATATTTTTAAAGGTTTAAAAATGCTAAACCCTGTTcttggaagaagggaggagggtgttaccagaagtatttttcttcttaagaaATACAGATACagcattaatgaaaaaaaaaaacaacccaatatttaaaaaaaggaacaccccctccccaaaacacTAAACTATTAAAATGTCTGTCCTAAATTGAAATACTTAAGCAGTTTTCACTTCCATGACTCCGTATAATTCATGTGTCTTATGAATTAACTTTATACTCATAGAGCAGTGCCTCAGATTTTTATCATTacctatattttatttttgtcctaAAAATTCCGGTAGGTACCACTAAATACTACACtgttaaatttattttcagtggcTGAAGTGGGTTTTGTTAGACTGGGTATAacttaaatatttctgtgtatTGACTTTGATTTGGAATGTGacatttcaaatatttcagAGATAAAGTATGCAGTACCAAAAATCAGGATTTATGTATTGGCCAATATGGAAAACTTTAATTACAGGTAAGTAAGTTTCATGCTAAAGTTATCACTTTCAAATTAATATATTGCACACTGATGTAAATGCCATATTGTTTAAGAAGTATTTACTTAGACATTTTCAAAtgaatttgtttttctgtttcacttgCATTTCTAGTGAGCTCACTCTACTGGTAAAATCTAAATTTTGATGGCATGTTTACAGGGCTTTGGTAGGAAAATATTTGTGCCAGAAGGACGTTTCAAGCATCCTTTTTGTTTATAGGAAAGCacttaataattttatttaatgaaaATTGTCAAAGTATAAAATACTCATGGTGATGTCTTTCTTACTGGGTTATATACCATTCATTTCTGTTTTGCCAGCTGTTCTATCCTTAGCTATCCTGTTACTCTGGGGTTTAAAGCTGCTATTTCTAGTCTTCCCTTTGAAATATGGGTCCCCAAGTGATCTTAAAACTCCGTCACTTCTTTTCTCTGCCAACTCTAGAGTGAAAGCCTCTGAATCTTGCTGCTTCTTCCATCATTGCCTCAAAAGGCCTTCATTAAATTCATGCCACTGCCAGCCTAAGGAAAGAATTGGATGGAAAACTGAAGCAGGCTTGCAGTGTCTAACACAATTTCCACTGAGCCAGTGCTACTTTCCCTTTAATTTTTAATAGCCATCAAAACATGCTCTGGATAATGGGACACTGTGTGAAAAGTTCTCTTCATTTTTCTGGTTGGGCTGGTGCTGCCTTTAGTGAAAAACAATCCAGAAGTGTCTCTTTAGCCGTGATCCTTATGACAGCTGATAGGCTGCACAGTGCTTACAGTGTCCTGACTGTTTATGAATTTTCCAAATCACTACTTCAGTGTATCATCATACCTTGAGCTTCCTCACTGGATATGTACCGTTCTTGCATTGCACTTCCAGAACCATTATACTAATTCCCAGTCAGCCTGAGGTGAAGTGAATGGCAAAATCCAATTAAAATCAAGTTGAACAAGGCTCAGGATTCATTAGATTCAATTTTTTACTCTTGTTTTTTGTTAGCCTGGTTTTGTGGAAGAAATTTCAGGGTGGTGAAAAAAATAGCTTGCCTTAACAAGAGTATGAACTTTCTTTTCCACATGGTGACAATTAGCTGTTGCCTCTCCTCACTGTCTTTCCCAGACCCTGATGGGTAACGTAAATGGGATCATAGACCACTTTGTGTTAATctggaaatacaggaaaataatttgagGAAACCAAGGTAAACTTCCTGTGCTACATTTATGGCTACTTCAAACTGAATTACAGGACCTGCAGAAGCAattccaaaaaaaccccaaaccaagccaCAAAACCCAATGACCTCCTCTACCCCCTttcaaaaaaaccaaagtggTACCTGGATATGCAAAACAAGTTTTCTCTGAACTTAGTGGAAAGAGAAACTATCTACATGATTTCTGTGTTTGACTTCAGAATTAGGTGTTCACCTTTTTGTACAGTGACTCCATTTTACCCATATGAAAGTTGCTGATTAGTGGTTTCCTTTGTAAGAAAGCTCAAGGTAAGATTGGCTAGAAGTATGAAGAGGTGAAATGGCAGTGTATAACCTAGCAAGATAAACATGCTACCATTTTGTAAAACAAATGCacatgaatttatttatttgactTATTGTACAGGAAGACTTAAATTATAACATCCTTGAATTTTCTGGTTAACTACAATTGTAGTACAGTATCATGTTTTAGTATGACTTCTGTTGTAGTGAAAGTACTTAAACATTCATGTAGTATATTTGAGTGAGATGAGCAGCTATACATACTAATTCTTCCTCAATGGAAAGGAGCATTTCATCATTACAATTGAAGTTCAATTGCTGGTATTTAAGTACTATCAAATAGATTTCTTTCGACGTGATACGGTATCTGTATAAACTTCAGGGATGATTATAGTAAAACTGAAACACAGCTATATGACTTCAGGTTACCATGCTAAAATTTGAAGCTTTCTGTATTGTGCATAATAGCAAAGTTGCACAGAGCATACCCACATTATCAGGGTGAACTTAAACCTAGTACACTGGTGAGATATTTATAGCAAGGTATGTGTGCTTGCGCGCGTGCGTGTGTGA comes from the Indicator indicator isolate 239-I01 chromosome 4, UM_Iind_1.1, whole genome shotgun sequence genome and includes:
- the WDR20 gene encoding WD repeat-containing protein 20 isoform X1, whose product is MAAEGGGKEMNEIKTQFTTREGLYKLLSHSEYSRPNRVPFNSQGSNPVRVSFVNVNDQSGNGDRLCFNVGRELYFYIYKGVRKVLGLYGRASPPAATGAADLSKPIDKRIYKGTQPTCHDFNHLTATAESVSLLVGFSAGQVQLIDPIKKETSKLFNEERLIDKSRVTCVKWVPGSESLFLVAHSSGNMYLYNVEHTCGTTAPHYQLLKQGESFAVHTCKSKSTRNPLLKWTVGEGALNEFAFSPDGKFLACVSQDGFLRVFNFDSVELHGTMKSYFGGLLCVCWSPDGKYIVTGGEDDLVTVWSFVDCRVIARGHGHKSWVSVVAFDPYTTSVEESDPMEFSGSDEDFQDLHFGRDRANSTQSRLSKRNSTDSRPVSVTYRFGSVGQDTQLCLWDLTEDILFPHQPLSRARTHTNVMNATSPPAGSGGTNPGSNGNSITTPGNSVPPPLPRSNSLPHSAVSNAGSKSSVMDGAIASGVSKFATLSLHDRKERHHEKDHKRNHSMGHISSKSSDKLNLVTKTKTDPAKTLGTPLCPRMEDVPLLEPLICKKIAHERLTVLIFLEDCIVTACQEGFICTWARPGKVVSFNP
- the WDR20 gene encoding WD repeat-containing protein 20 isoform X4, whose translation is MAAEGGGKEMNEIKTQFTTREGLYKLLSHSEYSRPNRVPFNSQGSNPVRVSFVNVNDQSGNGDRLCFNVGRELYFYIYKGVRKVLGLYGRASPPAATGRLIDKSRVTCVKWVPGSESLFLVAHSSGNMYLYNVEHTCGTTAPHYQLLKQGESFAVHTCKSKSTRNPLLKWTVGEGALNEFAFSPDGKFLACVSQDGFLRVFNFDSVELHGTMKSYFGGLLCVCWSPDGKYIVTGGEDDLVTVWSFVDCRVIARGHGHKSWVSVVAFDPYTTSVEESDPMEFSGSDEDFQDLHFGRDRANSTQSRLSKRNSTDSRPVSVTYRFGSVGQDTQLCLWDLTEDILFPHQPLSRARTHTNVMNATSPPAGSGGTNPGSNGNSITTPGNSVPPPLPRSNSLPHSAVSNAGSKSSVMDGAIASGVSKFATLSLHDRKERHHEKDHKRNHSMGHISSKSSDKLNLVTKTKTDPAKTLGTPLCPRMEDVPLLEPLICKKIAHERLTVLIFLEDCIVTACQEGFICTWARPGKVVSFNP
- the WDR20 gene encoding WD repeat-containing protein 20 isoform X2, coding for MAAEGGGKEMNEIKTQFTTREGLYKLLSHSEYSRPNRVPFNSQGSNPVRVSFVNVNDQSGNGDRLCFNVGRELYFYIYKGVRKAADLSKPIDKRIYKGTQPTCHDFNHLTATAESVSLLVGFSAGQVQLIDPIKKETSKLFNEERLIDKSRVTCVKWVPGSESLFLVAHSSGNMYLYNVEHTCGTTAPHYQLLKQGESFAVHTCKSKSTRNPLLKWTVGEGALNEFAFSPDGKFLACVSQDGFLRVFNFDSVELHGTMKSYFGGLLCVCWSPDGKYIVTGGEDDLVTVWSFVDCRVIARGHGHKSWVSVVAFDPYTTSVEESDPMEFSGSDEDFQDLHFGRDRANSTQSRLSKRNSTDSRPVSVTYRFGSVGQDTQLCLWDLTEDILFPHQPLSRARTHTNVMNATSPPAGSGGTNPGSNGNSITTPGNSVPPPLPRSNSLPHSAVSNAGSKSSVMDGAIASGVSKFATLSLHDRKERHHEKDHKRNHSMGHISSKSSDKLNLVTKTKTDPAKTLGTPLCPRMEDVPLLEPLICKKIAHERLTVLIFLEDCIVTACQEGFICTWARPGKVVSFNP
- the WDR20 gene encoding WD repeat-containing protein 20 isoform X3 — encoded protein: MAAEGGGKEMNEIKTQFTTREGLYKLLSHSEYSRPNRVPFNSQGSNPVRVSFVNVNDQSGNGDRLCFNVGRELYFYIYKGVRKAADLSKPIDKRIYKGTQPTCHDFNHLTATAESVSLLVGFSAGQVQLIDPIKKETSKLFNEERLIDKSRVTCVKWVPGSESLFLVAHSSGNMYLYNVEHTCGTTAPHYQLLKQGESFAVHTCKSKSTRNPLLKWTVGEGALNEFAFSPDGKFLACVSQDGFLRVFNFDSVELHGTMKSYFGGLLCVCWSPDGKYIVTGGEDDLVTVWSFVDCRVIARGHGHKSWVSVVAFDPYTTSVEESDPMEFSGSDEDFQDLHFGRDRANSTQSRLSKRNSTDSRPVSVTYRFGSVGQDTQLCLWDLTEDILFPHQPLSRARTHTNVMNATSPPAGSGGTNPGSNGNSITTPGNSVPPPLPRSNSLPHSAVSNAGSKSSVMDGAIASGVSKFATLSLHDRKERHHEKDHKRNHSMGHISSKSSDKLNLVTKTKTDPAKTLGTPLCPRMEDVPLLEPLICKKIAHERLTVLIFLEDCIVTACQEGFICTWARPGKVIQ
- the WDR20 gene encoding WD repeat-containing protein 20 isoform X5, whose protein sequence is MAAEGGGKEMNEIKTQFTTREGLYKLLSHSEYSRPNRVPFNSQGSNPVRVSFVNVNDQSGNGDRLCFNVGRELYFYIYKGVRKRLIDKSRVTCVKWVPGSESLFLVAHSSGNMYLYNVEHTCGTTAPHYQLLKQGESFAVHTCKSKSTRNPLLKWTVGEGALNEFAFSPDGKFLACVSQDGFLRVFNFDSVELHGTMKSYFGGLLCVCWSPDGKYIVTGGEDDLVTVWSFVDCRVIARGHGHKSWVSVVAFDPYTTSVEESDPMEFSGSDEDFQDLHFGRDRANSTQSRLSKRNSTDSRPVSVTYRFGSVGQDTQLCLWDLTEDILFPHQPLSRARTHTNVMNATSPPAGSGGTNPGSNGNSITTPGNSVPPPLPRSNSLPHSAVSNAGSKSSVMDGAIASGVSKFATLSLHDRKERHHEKDHKRNHSMGHISSKSSDKLNLVTKTKTDPAKTLGTPLCPRMEDVPLLEPLICKKIAHERLTVLIFLEDCIVTACQEGFICTWARPGKVVSFNP